The following are from one region of the Salvelinus alpinus chromosome 16, SLU_Salpinus.1, whole genome shotgun sequence genome:
- the LOC139540710 gene encoding E3 ubiquitin-protein ligase UHRF1-like, producing MWIQVRTMDGKETHRIDSLSKLTKVDELRLKISELFKIEPERQRLFYRGKQMEDSHTIFDYNVGLNDIVQLLVRQATPPDAVLKSKDKEAELSDSDSGCGSAQSESDKSSTHSETEVQAAGTSAQTDTPDLVDPGFGFYKINEFVDARDLNMGAWFEAQIVNITKTTKTPGEEEGSDSKLGEEEVIHYHVKYEDYPENGVVPLQSKDVRPRARTVYQWHQLEAGMVVMVNFNPDEPKERGYWYDAQIQKKRETRTVHEIYAKILLGVAGDSLNDCRIMFLTEIYKIEEPGALAGSGAGSDSPLKRSNGPECKHCKDDPKKNCRWCNCHVCGVKQDPDKQLLCDECDMAFHIYCLNPRLTSLPDDDDWYCPECRNDASEVVLAGEKLKDSKKKSKMASASSTSQRDWGKGMACVGRSKQCTIVPSNHYGPVPGVPVGSIWKFRVQVSESGCHRPHVAGIHGRSNDGAYSLVLAGGYEDDQDDGNEFTYTGSGGRDLSGNKRTAEQSCDQKLTNMNRALALNCNASLNEKDGATAKDWKAGKPVRVVRSSKGRKHSKFSPEDGNRYDGIYKVVKYWPEKGKSGFLVWRYLLKRNDDEPAPWTRDGKERIKKLGLTMQYPEGYLEAQAAKENEEVTETPTKGKRKRKSQSNEAEEKSSPAKGTPKKMKLEAYKLSKEQKAWIKDDEPNRKVWDEAMESLALGPKFLNKVEEVFLCICCQEVVFQPITTECQHNVCRECLQRSFKAEVYSCPACRHDLRKNNPMSVNKPLQAILNQFFPGYSSGR from the exons ATGTGGATTCAAGTGCGCACCATGGATGGCAAGGAGACTCATCGGATTGACTCACTGTCCAAGCTCACCAAGGTGGATGAGCTGCGCCTCAAGATCTCAGAGCTCTTCAAAATTGAGCCAGAAAGACAGAGGCTCTTTTACCGGGGCAAGCAG ATGGAGGACAGCCACACCATCTTTGATTACAACGTGGGGCTGAATGATATAGTGCAGCTGCTTGTTAGACAGGCTACGCCCCCTGATGCTGTCCTCAAGAGCAAGGACAAAGAAGCTGAGctgtctgactctgactctggcTGTGGCTCGGCACAGAGCGAGTCGGACAAGAGCTCGACCCACTCGGAGACAGAGGTGCAAGCAGCTGGCACCTCTGCCCAAACAGACACACCAGACCTGGTCGACCCGGGATTTGGCTTTTACAAG aTTAACGAGTTTGTTGACGCCAGAGACTTGAACATGGGCGCCTGGTTTGAGGCCCAGATTGTGAACATTACAAAGACCACAAAGACACCTGGAGAGGAAGAGGGCTCTGACTCTAAACTCGGCGAAGAGGAAGTTATTCACTACCATGTCAAATATGAAGA CTACCCAGAGAATGGAGTGGTGCCTCTGCAGTCCAAGGATGTACGCCCACGCGCCCGCACAGTCTACCAGTGGCACCAGCTGGAGGCGGGCATGGTGGTCATGGTAAACTTCAACCCAGACGAACCCAAAGAGCGCGGCTACTGGTACGACGCCCAGATCCAGAAGAAGAGGGAGACACGCACTGTGCACGAGATCTATGCCAAAATACTGCTTGG GGTTGCCGGTGACTCCCTGAATGACTGTCGCATCATGTTCTTGACTGAGATCTACAAAATCGAGGAGCCTGGAGCCTTGGCTGGATCCGGAGCGGGATCTGATAGCCCATTGAAAA GGTCAAACGGACCCGAGTGCAAACACTGCAAAGATGACCCCAAGAAGAACTGCCGCTGGTGCAACTGCCATGTATGTGGCGTGAAGCAGGACCCGGACAAGCAGCTGCTGTGTGACGAGTGTGAcatggcattccacatctactgCCTGAACCCCCGACTGACCAGCCTCCCCGATGACGACGACTG GTATTGTCCCGAGTGCCGCAACGATGCTAGTGAGGTGGTGCTAGCAGGAGAGAAACTCAAGGACAGCAAGAAGAAATCCAAGATGGCTTCcgccagctcaaccagccagaggGACTGGGGAAAG GGCATGGCTTGTGTTGGCCGCAGCAAGCAGTGCACCATTGTCCCTTCCAACCACTACGGCCCTGTCCCTGGCGTCCCGGTCGGAAGTATTTGGAAGTTCAGGGTCCAG GTGAGTGAGTCTGGTTGCCACAGGCCACATGTTGCTGGGATCCACGGGAGGAGCAACGATGGAGCTTACTCCCTAGTGCTGGCTGGGGGCTATGAAGACGACCAG GATGACGGCAACGAGTTCACCTACACCGGCTCTGGAGGGCGAGATCTGTCTGGAAACAAGAGGACAGCCGAACAGTCGTGTGATCAGAAGCTCACCAATATGAACAG GGCTCTGGCTCTGAACTGCAACGCATCGTTGAACGAGAAGGATGGGGCCACAGCAAAAGACTGGAAGGCAGGCAAGCCGGTCAGGGTGGTGCGCAGCTCAAAGGGCCGCAAACACAGCAAGTTCAGCCCGGAAGATGGCAACAGATACGACGGAATCTACAAG GTGGTGAAATACTGGCCAGAGAAGGGCAAGTCTGGCTTCCTCGTCTGGAGGTATCTGCTTAAACGAAATGACGATGAGCCAGCGCCATGGACCCGGGACGGCAAAGAACGCATCAAGAAACTGGGACTCACCATGCAG TATCCAGAAGGCTATTTGGAAGCCCAGGCTGCCAAGGAGAACGAGGAGGTAACTGAAACACCCACCAAAGGGAAGCGGAAAAGAAAGTCTCAGTCTAATG AAGCTGAAGAGAAGTCATCgccagccaagggcactcccaaGAAGATGAAGTTGGAGGCTTACAAACTGAGCAAAGAACAGAAGGCCTGGATCAAGGATGACGAGCCCAACAGGAAGGTGTGGGACGAAGCCATGGAGTCTCTGGCCCTTGGCCCG AAATTCCTGAACAAAGTTGAGGAGGTTTTCTTGTGTATATGCTGCCAAGAAGTGGTATTTCAACCTATCACCACTGAGTGCCAACACAATGTCTGCAGG gAATGCCTTCAGCGGTCTTTCAAGGCAGAGGTGTACTCTTGCCCAGCATGCAGGCACGATCTGCGCAAAAACAACCCAATGAGTGTCAACAAACCCCTCCAAGCCATTCTCAACCAGTTCTTCCCAGGATACAGCAGTGGACGGTGA